Proteins encoded in a region of the Papio anubis isolate 15944 chromosome 14, Panubis1.0, whole genome shotgun sequence genome:
- the LOC116270365 gene encoding ankyrin repeat domain-containing protein 36B-like translates to VTKITSYQVVVRQLQQKRNDVLNKQSSTKALLDASSRHCVHLENEMQDSRKKLDRISQFQEIRDQLIATIRCTKETEGHVHKLEVENAMMRKTIKKQDDQIERLEKILQRSSLVSQSLNFCHTEKEFYFSSRTG, encoded by the exons GTAACAAAAATAACATCTTATCAGGTAGTTGTGAGACAACTTCAGCAGAAACGAAATGATGTCTTAAACAAACAATCATCAACAAAAGCTTTGCTGGATGCTTCATCGCGTCACTGCGTCCATTTAGAAAATGAGATGCAGGATTCAAGGAAGAAATTAGACCGGATAAGTCAA TTTCAAGAAATACGGGATCAACTTATAGCTACTATAAGATGTACTAAGGAGACGGAAGGCCATGTACACAA gCTTGAAGTAGAAAATGCCATGAtgagaaaaactattaaaaaacagGATGACCAAATTGAGCGGCTTGAGAAAATCCTGCAGCGTTCAAGTTTGGTAAGCCAATCTCTTAATTTCTGTCATActgaaaaggaattttatttttccagtaggACGGGTTAA